One Gossypium raimondii isolate GPD5lz chromosome 3, ASM2569854v1, whole genome shotgun sequence genomic window carries:
- the LOC105785088 gene encoding probable glutathione S-transferase — translation MDEVKLFGFWASPFSRRVIWALKLKGVEYEYIEEDLPYNKSDLLLQYNPVHKKIPVLVHGGKPIAESLVILEYIEVWPHNPLLPKDAYERSVARFWAKFIQEKTQPMWEFFAKHGEEQQKAIKDNYEILRTIEEHGLGDKKFFGGDQIGVADLVFGMVIHMLAPMEEVVGGVKFIKADSFPRLHAWVRHFSEHPVIKDNVPDYTRIVDFLEKRRELYWKSQHNH, via the exons ATGGATGAAGTGAAGCTCTTTGGGTTTTGGGCAAGTCCTTTTAGTAGAAGGGTCATTTGGGCATTAAAGCTAAAAGGTGTGGAATATGAATACATTGAAGAAGATTTGCCTTATAATAAGAGTGATCTGTTGTTGCAGTACAACCCAGTTCATAAAAAGATCCCAGTGCTCGTTCATGGAGGAAAGCCAATTGCAGAGTCATTGGTTATTTTGGAATATATAGAAGTGTGGCCACATAATCCTTTGTTGCCAAAAGATGCTTACGAGAGATCCGTAGCTAGATTTTGGGCCAAATTCATTCAGGAAAAG ACTCAACCAATGTGGGAATTCTTTGCTAAACATGGCGAAGAACAGCAGAAGGCAATCAAGGACAACTACGAAATTCTGAGGACGATTGAGGAACATGGTCTTGGAGATAAAAAGTTCTTTGGCGGCGACCAAATTGGCGTAGCTGACCTTGTTTTTGGAATGGTTATTCATATGTTGGCACCCATGGAAGAGGTGGTGGGGGGAGTAAAGTTCATTAAAGCCGATAGCTTCCCACGCCTGCATGCCTGGGTCAGGCATTTCAGCGAACACCCTGTGATCAAAGACAATGTCCCCGATTACACTAGAATTGTGGATTTCTTGGAAAAAAGAAGGGAACTTTATTGGAAATCTCAACATAATCACTAA